The sequence TGGGCGACAAGGTGGCGGGACTCGATGCCGGTGCCGACGACTACCTGGTGAAACCCTATTCCACCGAAGAACTTCTTGCACGGCTGCGCGCTGCGGATCGCCGCACCAAGCCGGAAAACTCCAATCTCCTGCGCGTCGCCGATCTGGAGATCGATCTGCTTTCCCGCACGGCGATGCGAGGAGGTGAACGCATCGTTCTCACCAACCGCGAGTTCGCGCTGCTTGAAACGCTGGCACAAGCCTCGCCGCGTCCCGTTTCCAAAGCCATGCTCGTCGATCAGGTTTGGGATCATTATTTCGATCCCGGATCCAACGTGGTGAATGTTTACGTAAACTACCTGCGGAAGAAAATCGATCTGCCGGGCTTGAAACCGCTGATCCACACCCTGCGTGGGGTGGGCTTCGCGCTGAGGGAGGAGGAAACGCCGTGAGCTTCCGTTTCCGCATCGCGGCGTGGGTCGTGGTATCATGCACGCTGCTGATCGCGGTGATGATGTTCACGGGATACCGCCAGCTCGAGGAGGAGCTGCGCGAGGGGCGCACGGATCCCACCCATCCGGGAACGGCGGAATGGACGATCCACAACAGCTATGCCGAGGAGGAAATACGCGAGATCCTCGCCGAGATGACGCGCTCATGGCTCTGGACGGGATTACCGGTCATAGCGCTCTCTCTCTTTGCCGGGCTTCTGCTCGCGCGCCGCTCGCTGCGGCCGGTGCATGACATCAACCGACAGCTCACGGACATGCGGCCGGATTCCCTCCACGGCGGCATCAGGATTCCAGAGGCGGATCCGGTCATCGGGGATCTGGCGAACCACCTCAACGGCCTGTTGGAAAAAGCCGGCACCGCCTACCAGGAAATGGCCGAGTTCTCCGCAAGGGTGGCGCACGAGCTGCGCACCCCGCTGATGCTTTTGCGGCTGCGTATCGAGAACGCGCCGCCGGGCATGCCTCCCGCTTTCCAGGAGGAATTGCAGGATGAGCTGGCGCGGCTTTCGCGCTTCGTCGAGCGGGCGTTGCTCGCCTCGAAGGCCGAGCAGGGAGCCTTGCTCGCCGCGCCGTCATCACTCTGCCTCAGCGATCTTGTCCGGGACGTTTCCGAGCAATACCAGCTCCTCGCCGAAGAGCGGAGGCTCGGCATGACCGTGGAAATCAAGCCGGAAATCCGAATCGAAGCGGACGCCGACCTGCTTCGCCAAGCCCTGCACGGCCTGATGGAAAACGCCGTCCGCTATGCGAAATCATCGATCTGCGTTTCCTGCGCCATCCAGGGTGGGAAGGCGGCTCTGGACATCCGCAACGACGTGGATCCGGTCACCATCGCCACCGGAGGTCTCGGGCTGGGTCTGCGCCTCGTCCGCGGCATCTGCAAGGCTTGCAAATGGCGCTTCGGGTGCCAATCGACGGACAAGGATTTCCAAGCCTGCATCCGCTTCGAGGCGCGCGCCGCCTAACACTCTCCACAAACAAACCAACACCATGATCCATCGCATCATCGCAACCGTCGCCGTCACAACGGCACTCGCCCTCGTCCCCGCAAACGCCGATCCATACGCCGCAGGCTCCAAGGTCGAGGCTTTCAGCGCCAAGACCCAGCACGACAAAGAGTTCACCCTCAAGCCGTCTGAAACGCGCTTCCTTCTGGTCACCCACGACATGGAGACAGGGAAAAAAGCCAACGCCGTTCTCACCACGGTGGGGCCGGAAAACCTCTCCGGGAAGAAGGTCGTCTACCTCGCCAACATCCACGGCATGCCGGGCGTGGGGCGGATGTTCGCCCTGCCGAAAATGCGCAAATACTCCCACACGATCATACTCGGCGACGACTCGGCGCTCATCGCGAAATTTCCCGAGGAAAAAAACAAGGTCACCGTTCTGAAGCTTTCGGGTGGCAAGGTGACCTCCGTGAAATACTGGAATCCCGGCGTGGATCCCTTGGAAGATTTCC comes from Akkermansiaceae bacterium and encodes:
- a CDS encoding response regulator transcription factor; the encoded protein is MRILLAEDDVRLRKHLVAALRHAGHEVDETGDGLEALHLMEGSTHDAAVLDITMPGMDGVSVIRAARERGSRATLVLSTARGEVGDKVAGLDAGADDYLVKPYSTEELLARLRAADRRTKPENSNLLRVADLEIDLLSRTAMRGGERIVLTNREFALLETLAQASPRPVSKAMLVDQVWDHYFDPGSNVVNVYVNYLRKKIDLPGLKPLIHTLRGVGFALREEETP